AGGGTTTCCGAGGTTGAAGACCCGCAGGGTGTCGGCAATTACCGCTCGACCACGCGTTCCTTGAGTACCAGCCTCGATTTTGATTTCGATCTATGGGGTGGCGATCGGGCAGGGTGGTCGGCGGCTCTGGGTGAGGCGCGGGCCCAGGAAATCGACTACCGAGCTGCCGCACTGACGCTTTCGGTCAATGTGGCACGCCGATATGTCAGTCTTGCCAATGCCTACGCGGTCCGTGACGTGGCAAAGCGGCAGCTGAAGCGGGCCAGACAGATCAATCAGATCAATCAGGAGCTGCATCAGGCAGGGCTGAGCAATCGTTCCGAGACCCTGCAATCGGAGGTGTCGGTCTCCAGCGCACAACAGTCGCTGGAGTCGGCTCGGCAATCGATTCGCAGCAACCGTATCTCGCTGGCGATCCTGCTGGGCAAGGGGCCGGATCGAGGCGTCAGCATCCCTCGCCCCGAGCCGCTGTCTCCGGCACTGATGGCACTACCCTCGGTGATACCTGCCGAACTGGTCGGGCACCGGCCTGATGTCGTGGCAGCACGCTGGCGCGTTGAAGCCGCCTCACAGCGCATCAAACAGGCCAGGGCGAAGTTCTATCCCAACCTCAATCTGTCGGCGATGGCCGGCTTCAAATCGGCTCTGGGCTCCTATTTCTTCGAGGAAGCCGCAAAATCACAAAGTGTAACACCTGCCATCTCGTTGCCGATTTTCCAGGGTGGACGCCTGCGGGCCAATCTGGACAGTACCGAAGCCGATTATGATCTTGCCGTGGCGCAATACAATCAGACTGTGCTCTCCGCATTGGGAGACGTGACCCAGGATATTACCAGTCTGCGTTCCATTGCCCAGCAGCGCGAAGACCAGCAGAAGGCAGTAGCCAGTGCCCGTGGGGCATTTGATCTGGCATTGGAGCGCTATCGATCCGGGGTGACCGATTATGTCTCCGTACTCACGAGTGAACAGCAACTGCTCAGTGCAGAGCAGACACTGGCCAATCTTCGAACCAGCCAGGTGGATCAGTCGGTCCAGCTGGTTCAGGCACTGGGGGGCGGATTGAAACTCGATGCTGCGGTGCCACATTACGATGCCGGTGGCTTTCTGGATGCGCCCAATCCCGAGCGCATCAATCAGGGGCGTACCCTATCCCCATAACGAAAACGCCCCGTATCCACGGGGCGCATGACGTTCAGGTAGCGAGTAGCTTCAGGAGCCGTTTTCATCGCCGGACTTGTCGTCAACATGAGCAACAGCGCGGCTGTTATCAGCGTTATCCAGCTTGGCCAACAGCGGCTCGGCCTGGCGCTTGAAACTGGCAAGTGCCTTGCCTGACAGGTTGTCACCATCCGGCAACTTGACCCGCATGGCATTAACGGGGCCATTGCTGGTGCGGATTTCATAGTGCAGGTGGGCGCCGGTGCTGCGTCCGGTATTGCCTGACAGGGCAATTTTTTCATTCATGGTGACGGCTTCGCCCTTGTGCACCAGAGCCTTGCTGAGATGCAGATAGCGGGTCTTGAAGCCGTTGGGATGCTGGATCACGATGTAATTGCCCGCCAGTGGATGATGGCCAACACGAATGACTCGTCCATCGGCAGGCGCGCGCACGGTGGTACCGGCCGGCATGGCAAAGTCGGTTCCCAGATGCGGGCTGATGCGACCTGTAATGGGGTGATGACGACGCAGGTTGAATGGGGAGCTGATACGGTAGTGCCCCTTGAAGGGGTATCGATTGAAGGCCGGATCGAGCCCCTTGCCATTGGGGGTATAGAAATGATCGTTGTGGCGGATCACGGTAAGATCGCTGTTGTCGCCTTCATAATGCGCCGCCAGAATGCGCGAATCATAAGCCTTGCCATCGACCATGTCAGACTCGACCACGACCTGGAAGTGATCCCCCTGGCGAGCCTGTCGACGAAAATTGATCTTCTTGGACAGCACTTCGGTCAGTTCGGCGACCTCGGCGTTGCTCATGCCGGTGGAAAGGGCCGATAACCCGAAGCTGCCTTCAACGGTGCCGGCAAACAGTCGCTGTGTGGCCT
This DNA window, taken from Kushneria phosphatilytica, encodes the following:
- a CDS encoding efflux transporter outer membrane subunit; the encoded protein is MPRSWGYLQALKGVGMGVAVLTLLNGCANYAGIKPQGKLTSLSQLSVEQAIGNSPITPAAWPDRQWWQALGDPTLDKLIHEALANAPDIDVAQARLRSANAAIGTAHSELFPSIDASANVSRSRVSEVEDPQGVGNYRSTTRSLSTSLDFDFDLWGGDRAGWSAALGEARAQEIDYRAAALTLSVNVARRYVSLANAYAVRDVAKRQLKRARQINQINQELHQAGLSNRSETLQSEVSVSSAQQSLESARQSIRSNRISLAILLGKGPDRGVSIPRPEPLSPALMALPSVIPAELVGHRPDVVAARWRVEAASQRIKQARAKFYPNLNLSAMAGFKSALGSYFFEEAAKSQSVTPAISLPIFQGGRLRANLDSTEADYDLAVAQYNQTVLSALGDVTQDITSLRSIAQQREDQQKAVASARGAFDLALERYRSGVTDYVSVLTSEQQLLSAEQTLANLRTSQVDQSVQLVQALGGGLKLDAAVPHYDAGGFLDAPNPERINQGRTLSP